In Aquimarina sp. TRL1, a single window of DNA contains:
- a CDS encoding Calx-beta domain-containing protein, with amino-acid sequence MITKSIFKIIWFAFIYIGTTSVKAQHYFNATNYNNNIQVLSDTFDLDIVTRFISDVIFGDIIQENANLAFANAVTTTTTFNTSLTVQDISIDEYHNTVTLTVTHTGLDTSGSFSVDYTTADNSAIAGSDYTTTSGTLNFSGISGDTDTITIALLDDIIVEGNESFFINLLNVSDPAVTITDQGVITIVDVEIGPSRPYEERFSLNVRGNFDMIGNTNLVCVANCPATPQTNNPAVQMGYANIDATRTNSSSADLALPAGSTVSWAGLYWGGSHNSTFGGITNPDPSLNIQQVQIQEPGAATYTTINAGITSINSSFNGWNVFMSVADITPIVQNAGSGTYTVADIALITGSAFTGPFGGWTMVIIYEDPADITRSVSVWDGFDFFGFGANDMFTVTGLLTPSTGTFDTDAGYFGMDGEANRTGDFIEINNNTLANGLNPANNTLNSTISKFGVNVTTKNPNQAFNWGIDIDMFDATGFVPNNATTLNVDLGSASEGIWGGVFVVSTEVAFPTVASKTFSPVTVGYNETSTVTIILENPATGVDLTNLSLEDNLPTGMVIAATPNGTSSCTGTITAIPGSDSFSISGMNLAAGNTCTFSFDVRGTELGTHDNTLSAADINNDQNIPLAGDTTGSLNVIVKTIITNRRITHRIKPD; translated from the coding sequence ATGATAACAAAAAGCATCTTTAAAATTATATGGTTTGCTTTTATTTATATTGGAACTACATCTGTAAAAGCACAACATTATTTTAACGCTACCAATTATAACAACAATATTCAAGTACTTTCTGATACTTTTGATCTAGATATTGTTACTCGCTTTATTTCTGATGTTATTTTTGGGGATATAATTCAGGAAAATGCAAATCTCGCTTTTGCTAATGCCGTAACCACCACTACAACCTTTAATACTTCATTAACCGTTCAGGATATTTCTATTGATGAATATCACAACACGGTAACACTGACAGTCACACATACAGGATTAGATACTTCCGGTAGTTTTTCCGTAGATTATACCACTGCTGATAATTCTGCAATTGCCGGATCAGACTATACCACAACTTCAGGAACTTTGAATTTTTCCGGGATATCCGGAGATACCGATACTATAACAATCGCATTACTGGATGATATTATTGTAGAAGGCAATGAATCTTTTTTTATAAATCTGTTAAATGTAAGTGACCCTGCTGTTACTATTACTGATCAGGGAGTTATTACAATTGTCGATGTAGAAATAGGGCCTTCCAGACCCTATGAAGAACGTTTTTCTCTAAATGTAAGGGGGAATTTTGATATGATTGGAAATACAAATCTAGTATGTGTTGCCAATTGTCCTGCAACCCCTCAAACCAATAATCCAGCTGTTCAAATGGGGTATGCAAATATAGATGCAACGCGAACAAACTCAAGTAGTGCAGACCTTGCTTTACCTGCAGGTTCTACAGTATCATGGGCAGGACTATATTGGGGGGGATCTCATAATTCTACATTTGGAGGAATTACCAACCCAGATCCTTCCCTTAACATACAACAAGTACAAATACAAGAGCCTGGAGCGGCAACTTATACAACAATTAATGCTGGGATCACCAGTATAAATTCATCATTCAATGGATGGAATGTTTTTATGTCTGTCGCCGATATCACCCCTATTGTTCAAAATGCCGGTTCAGGAACATATACAGTTGCAGATATTGCTTTGATAACAGGAAGTGCTTTTACAGGTCCTTTTGGAGGATGGACGATGGTTATCATTTATGAAGATCCCGCAGATATTACCCGTAGTGTAAGTGTTTGGGATGGTTTTGATTTTTTTGGATTTGGGGCTAATGATATGTTTACGGTTACCGGATTATTAACTCCATCAACAGGGACCTTTGATACCGATGCTGGTTATTTTGGGATGGATGGAGAAGCGAATAGAACAGGAGATTTTATTGAAATTAATAACAACACATTAGCCAACGGTCTAAATCCAGCTAATAATACGTTAAATAGCACCATTTCTAAATTTGGAGTCAATGTAACCACTAAAAACCCAAACCAGGCTTTCAACTGGGGAATTGATATCGATATGTTTGATGCTACCGGGTTCGTTCCTAATAATGCCACAACATTAAACGTGGACTTAGGAAGTGCCAGCGAAGGAATCTGGGGTGGAGTTTTTGTCGTATCTACTGAAGTTGCATTTCCTACTGTAGCCAGTAAAACATTTTCTCCTGTTACTGTAGGATACAATGAAACCTCTACCGTAACGATCATCCTTGAAAACCCAGCTACAGGAGTAGACCTTACAAATTTATCTTTAGAAGACAACCTTCCTACGGGAATGGTAATAGCAGCAACTCCAAACGGAACCTCTTCCTGTACAGGAACAATTACAGCTATTCCTGGTTCTGATAGTTTTTCTATTAGCGGAATGAATTTAGCCGCTGGAAATACCTGTACTTTCTCTTTTGATGTGAGAGGTACCGAACTCGGCACTCATGACAATACCTTGTCGGCAGCAGATATAAACAACGACCAGAACATTCCTCTTGCAGGAGATACTACCGGGTCACTAAATGTCATCGTAAAAACTATCATCACTAACCGAAGAATTACACATAGAATCAAACCAGACTAA
- the sthA gene encoding Si-specific NAD(P)(+) transhydrogenase: MKSYDLIVIGSGPAGEKAAVKAAYFGNTVALIEKEQAFGGAGVQTGTLPSKTLKETALYLSGIYQKGVFGIDKDLGRETGIQDFMYRKNIVVNTMDKIIKYNLEKHGVTVFQGTASFIDKNHIKISGETSETIYGKYILIATGSYPYHPKNIPFDNERIHDSDSILNIKKFPKSICVLGAGVIGCEYATIFAAMGIKTYIVNNKDEILTFLDKEISKALVTQMKKRNISILFNNSIVNYHIPDDPDQNLNLTLESGEILQVDSFLFAAGRSGNIKLLQCENAGIKTGDRETIIVNEMFQSNIPNIYAVGDTIGFPALASTSMEQGRIAVTHMFKTADLESLADIFPYGIYTIPEVSLIGLTEEKAKENGIDYNVGYSYYRDISRGMIMGYPDNGFLKLIFESKTKIVIGIHIIGHHATELIHYGMAIIREKHTLSHIIGTVFNYPTLHNLYKYASYDGLGNLAGKKIKKAGEQFIP; encoded by the coding sequence ATGAAATCATACGACCTAATTGTTATCGGATCTGGTCCGGCAGGAGAGAAAGCTGCAGTAAAAGCAGCCTATTTTGGAAATACTGTAGCGCTAATAGAAAAAGAACAAGCGTTTGGTGGTGCAGGAGTACAAACGGGAACTCTTCCTTCCAAAACTCTTAAGGAAACGGCGTTATACTTATCTGGTATCTATCAAAAAGGCGTATTTGGAATTGATAAAGATCTGGGAAGGGAAACCGGGATTCAGGATTTTATGTACAGGAAGAACATTGTCGTAAACACAATGGATAAAATTATCAAGTATAATCTAGAAAAACACGGTGTTACAGTGTTTCAGGGAACTGCTAGTTTTATCGATAAAAATCATATCAAAATCAGTGGTGAAACATCGGAAACCATTTATGGAAAATACATCCTGATCGCTACAGGATCTTACCCCTATCATCCAAAAAATATTCCTTTCGACAATGAACGTATTCATGACTCAGATTCGATTCTAAACATAAAAAAGTTTCCTAAATCAATTTGCGTGTTAGGTGCAGGAGTTATCGGCTGTGAATATGCTACTATTTTTGCCGCCATGGGGATTAAAACATACATCGTAAATAATAAAGATGAAATATTAACTTTTTTAGACAAAGAAATATCCAAAGCACTGGTTACTCAAATGAAAAAAAGAAATATTTCCATCTTGTTTAATAATTCTATTGTCAATTATCATATTCCTGATGATCCTGATCAAAACCTAAACCTGACGTTAGAATCTGGGGAAATCCTTCAGGTAGACTCTTTTCTTTTTGCTGCAGGAAGAAGTGGAAATATCAAATTACTCCAGTGCGAAAATGCTGGCATTAAAACAGGAGACAGAGAAACAATCATTGTCAATGAGATGTTCCAATCTAATATCCCCAATATATATGCTGTGGGAGATACTATTGGATTCCCAGCCCTAGCTAGTACTAGTATGGAACAAGGTCGAATTGCAGTAACTCATATGTTTAAAACTGCTGACCTGGAATCTCTAGCTGATATATTCCCATACGGTATTTACACCATTCCAGAGGTCTCTTTAATTGGATTAACAGAAGAGAAAGCAAAAGAAAATGGTATTGATTACAATGTAGGGTATAGCTATTATAGAGATATCTCCAGAGGAATGATCATGGGATATCCAGATAATGGTTTTTTAAAACTTATTTTCGAATCAAAAACCAAAATTGTTATTGGGATCCACATCATTGGGCATCATGCTACCGAATTAATTCATTATGGCATGGCAATTATCAGAGAAAAACACACATTATCTCATATCATAGGTACTGTTTTTAATTATCCTACTTTACACAATTTATATAAGTATGCCAGCTATGATGGTCTAGGAAATCTGGCTGGAAAAAAGATTAAAAAAGCAGGAGAGCAATTTATCCCGTGA
- a CDS encoding adenylate/guanylate cyclase domain-containing protein — protein MFTVPPLFQLILNKQKTGYLVVDKNLMITESGGDQNTFAFFKEETLQFPESLLDFIPELYGYEEYLSQLFEGKCPEISLDNINKTTPANELHYVNLTILPFHRDNTQQETNFILVLISDVTPKSTIQQTLKQQRNELILLRQDLKATNERLRFIVQHYIPFEVGKNLLENKTVPKLGGIEREVTVLFADLRNFTSTCEKLHPQKTVHMLDIYLDIATKAISLHGGVIVNYMGDAIMAVFNAPNEQKNHAERAVKAGLRIKEKAMNTDATSEGVPSLYFGIGINTGIATIGNIGAEWHYQYTAIGDMVNVASRICGQAKENEVLIGEQTLQYIKNDVTAIKLPPIKLKGKSDNMHLYQISTFTK, from the coding sequence ATGTTTACAGTTCCCCCTCTTTTTCAGCTGATTCTGAATAAGCAAAAAACAGGATATCTTGTCGTTGATAAGAATCTTATGATCACAGAGTCTGGAGGAGATCAGAATACTTTTGCTTTTTTCAAAGAGGAAACCTTACAGTTTCCCGAGTCCTTATTAGACTTTATACCAGAGCTCTACGGATACGAAGAGTATTTATCTCAGCTTTTTGAAGGAAAATGCCCGGAAATAAGCCTGGATAACATCAATAAAACAACCCCTGCGAATGAACTTCACTATGTAAACTTGACGATTCTTCCTTTTCACAGAGATAACACACAGCAAGAAACAAACTTTATTCTTGTACTGATCTCTGACGTTACTCCTAAATCTACCATCCAGCAAACACTGAAACAACAACGCAATGAATTAATCTTATTGCGTCAAGATTTAAAGGCTACAAATGAACGATTACGATTTATTGTCCAGCACTACATTCCTTTTGAAGTAGGAAAGAATTTATTAGAAAACAAAACCGTTCCGAAGTTAGGAGGCATAGAACGAGAAGTTACAGTTCTATTTGCAGATCTCAGAAATTTTACTAGTACCTGTGAAAAATTGCATCCACAAAAAACTGTACATATGCTGGATATTTATTTAGATATTGCTACGAAAGCGATATCCTTGCATGGAGGAGTCATCGTAAACTATATGGGAGATGCAATCATGGCAGTTTTTAATGCTCCCAATGAGCAAAAAAATCATGCAGAAAGAGCTGTTAAAGCAGGATTGAGAATTAAGGAAAAAGCAATGAATACTGACGCTACATCCGAGGGGGTTCCTTCTCTTTATTTCGGCATAGGAATTAATACGGGAATTGCTACAATTGGTAATATCGGTGCCGAATGGCACTATCAATACACTGCCATTGGAGATATGGTAAATGTCGCCTCTCGTATCTGCGGGCAGGCAAAAGAAAATGAAGTGTTAATCGGAGAACAAACACTTCAATACATAAAAAATGATGTTACTGCTATAAAACTCCCTCCTATAAAGCTAAAAGGGAAAAGTGATAACATGCATCTCTATCAAATTAGTACTTTTACAAAGTAA
- a CDS encoding GNAT family N-acetyltransferase, with product MSTPLYTYSRTTTEEELYQILQLQKKNLATAISTKEKQKEGYVTVIHDFETLKKMHLSEPHIIAKHNDTVIGYALSMTIDFREKIPVLAPMFTELEKYISQQTSYIIMGQICIDKAYRKQGVFKNLYHTMRSFLKDHYELLITEVATNNIRSLAAHHSVGFSTLSTYSSGGKNWELITWDWK from the coding sequence ATGAGTACTCCGTTATATACTTATTCCCGTACCACGACAGAAGAAGAACTCTATCAAATATTACAACTTCAAAAGAAAAATTTAGCAACTGCTATTTCTACGAAAGAGAAACAGAAAGAAGGATATGTCACCGTTATTCATGATTTTGAGACTTTAAAAAAGATGCATCTTTCCGAGCCTCATATTATTGCAAAGCATAACGATACTGTTATCGGATATGCCCTGAGTATGACAATAGATTTTCGGGAAAAAATCCCTGTATTAGCCCCTATGTTTACAGAGTTAGAAAAATATATCTCACAACAAACTTCCTATATTATTATGGGGCAAATCTGTATCGACAAGGCATATAGAAAACAAGGAGTTTTCAAAAACTTATACCATACTATGCGATCTTTCCTAAAAGATCATTATGAGTTGCTCATTACCGAAGTAGCCACTAATAATATCCGCTCTTTAGCAGCTCATCATTCTGTTGGTTTTTCTACGCTCTCTACATATTCCTCTGGGGGTAAAAATTGGGAGTTAATCACATGGGATTGGAAATAA
- a CDS encoding tyrosine-protein phosphatase → MNVFKKIIFSLLATAILFTCYYTYHVHVEYRFTEIAKDRVYRSAAMPPDKITQYIKKHRIKTVIDLRIGSVSDPLNPSTDSSLHSEKTTIEKLDQVTYINIPSEQIPNDKNLKDFYRILDKEEAYPVLIHCHHGTGRAILYSALYRIEYENFTNEQARQKTRFPVLLSPFDHGTPKGEWLKKYASREQQKEKILANN, encoded by the coding sequence ATGAATGTTTTTAAAAAAATCATTTTTTCTTTACTAGCTACTGCTATTCTCTTTACATGCTATTATACTTATCACGTACATGTCGAGTATCGTTTTACAGAAATTGCTAAAGACAGAGTATACAGATCTGCTGCTATGCCCCCTGATAAAATAACTCAATACATCAAAAAACATCGGATAAAAACTGTTATTGATTTACGAATCGGCTCAGTGAGCGACCCTTTAAATCCTAGTACAGATTCTTCTTTACACTCAGAAAAAACTACCATAGAAAAACTTGATCAAGTAACCTATATCAATATTCCTTCTGAACAGATTCCGAATGATAAAAACCTCAAAGATTTTTATCGCATTTTAGATAAAGAAGAAGCCTATCCGGTATTAATCCACTGTCACCATGGAACTGGGAGAGCTATCTTATACAGTGCTTTGTACAGAATTGAATATGAAAACTTCACGAATGAACAAGCTCGTCAAAAAACCCGATTCCCTGTTTTATTAAGTCCTTTTGATCATGGAACTCCTAAAGGGGAGTGGTTAAAAAAATACGCTTCCAGAGAGCAGCAAAAAGAAAAAATACTTGCCAATAATTAA
- a CDS encoding NAD-dependent epimerase encodes MKILVTGAAGFIGYHTVKKLLTLGHQVLGFDNINDYYDPQLKYDRLAQLGIDKTQIENRQYVASKTHSNCRFIKMDLTDKKILMELFRLEDFDTVIHLAAQAGVRYSLENPDIYIKSNVEGFLNILEACRRFSIKHLTYASSSSVYGNNSQTPFSVTDNVDHPISLYAATKKSNELMAYTYSHLYNIPTTGLRFFTVYGPWGRPDMAPSLFISSILKNTPIKVFNHGNMERDFTYIDDIVEGVIRVNNTPPSREQPPYAIHNIGNSTPIKLMDFIASIEYHTGTKAKKNFMPMQAGDVPKTFADISSLKQHIQYTPQTNLDEGIKKFVTWYISYKERIVV; translated from the coding sequence ATGAAAATATTAGTTACAGGTGCAGCAGGTTTTATCGGGTATCACACCGTAAAAAAATTACTTACTCTTGGTCATCAGGTTTTAGGGTTTGACAACATTAATGATTACTACGATCCACAATTAAAATATGATCGTTTAGCACAATTGGGAATTGACAAAACTCAAATTGAAAACAGGCAATACGTTGCATCTAAAACACATAGTAATTGTCGTTTCATAAAAATGGATTTAACAGATAAAAAAATCTTAATGGAGTTATTCCGGTTAGAAGATTTTGACACTGTTATTCATCTCGCTGCGCAGGCTGGAGTACGATATAGTCTAGAAAATCCAGATATATATATAAAAAGTAATGTAGAAGGGTTTCTCAATATCTTAGAAGCTTGCCGTCGCTTCTCTATCAAACACTTAACCTACGCATCCAGTTCTTCTGTATACGGTAACAACTCTCAGACACCTTTTTCTGTAACAGACAATGTAGATCACCCCATTAGTCTCTATGCAGCAACCAAAAAAAGTAATGAACTAATGGCATATACGTATAGCCATTTATACAATATTCCAACTACAGGACTCCGTTTTTTTACGGTTTATGGTCCATGGGGACGACCTGATATGGCACCTTCTTTATTTATCTCTTCTATTTTGAAAAACACCCCTATTAAAGTCTTTAACCATGGTAATATGGAAAGAGATTTTACCTATATAGATGATATTGTCGAAGGGGTTATTAGAGTTAACAATACTCCTCCTTCCAGAGAACAACCTCCATACGCTATCCATAATATCGGAAACAGCACCCCTATCAAATTGATGGATTTTATTGCATCTATAGAATATCATACAGGAACAAAAGCCAAAAAGAATTTTATGCCTATGCAGGCAGGAGATGTTCCTAAAACCTTTGCAGACATCTCTTCTCTAAAACAACATATTCAGTACACTCCTCAAACTAACCTCGATGAGGGGATTAAGAAGTTTGTAACATGGTATATTTCCTATAAAGAAAGAATAGTTGTATAG
- a CDS encoding glycosyltransferase family 39 protein: METLVLKKDYIVLYVLLGIVYLSGMYLPLMENDSAQHAVMAMRMFLENDFLHLYKGDALYLDKPHMHFWLAAISFKIFGISHWAYRLPAIFFTIIGAISCNRLSKIFYGNEAAHIASLVFLSSQAIVLANHDVRTDAVLTGATIFAVWQLVLFVNKVQLVHGILGGIGLGIAFSSKGQLAVFVAGICVLSHIFYTRKWNVIVQWKTIVSALFFVIAISPVLYAYYIQFDLHPENVVNGKTNVSGLRFILWDQSVHRLTANGFKETSPDYFFFFHTLLWAFLPWSLIAYIALYQRCKQLVRIRFRYERNTEMLTSIGVLVVLIVISFSKFKLPHYLNSLLPILSVLVAGFLLDLYNKHRRKLINGLLFFQIGVLMLGSVLLLFLIFWIFPIPHVGLMLCYLLLIVGGIIIMTISINKMRKLIVVSVYFMILINFCLNTQFYPNLLLYQAGNNAAKIIDREKINPEKVFMGEGRPSWSLDFYTQRITPGISLKRIKNTLHHHDWLFVYQHQLNELKEQQLVWDKKYEINHHRITRLTKKFLNPNTRHTVLEKAFLLRIKKE, from the coding sequence ATGGAGACCCTTGTTTTAAAAAAGGATTATATAGTACTGTATGTTTTATTAGGGATAGTATACTTATCAGGGATGTATTTGCCACTTATGGAGAATGATTCTGCTCAGCACGCAGTAATGGCAATGCGAATGTTCTTAGAGAATGATTTTCTTCATCTGTATAAAGGTGATGCATTGTATCTGGATAAACCACATATGCATTTCTGGTTAGCCGCTATATCGTTTAAAATTTTTGGAATTTCGCATTGGGCATATCGGTTACCTGCTATATTCTTTACGATAATAGGGGCAATCTCTTGTAATCGGTTAAGCAAAATATTTTATGGTAATGAAGCAGCTCATATTGCTTCGTTAGTATTTCTTTCTTCTCAGGCGATTGTCTTGGCAAATCACGACGTAAGAACAGATGCTGTATTGACAGGAGCTACTATTTTTGCTGTTTGGCAACTGGTGTTGTTTGTTAATAAAGTGCAATTGGTGCATGGTATATTGGGGGGGATAGGATTGGGAATTGCTTTTTCATCAAAGGGACAATTAGCTGTTTTTGTTGCAGGGATCTGTGTCTTAAGTCATATTTTTTATACCAGAAAGTGGAACGTTATAGTTCAGTGGAAGACGATTGTAAGTGCCCTTTTTTTTGTAATTGCAATAAGCCCTGTTTTGTATGCGTATTATATTCAGTTTGATCTTCATCCAGAGAACGTTGTTAATGGAAAAACCAATGTTTCGGGATTGCGTTTTATTTTATGGGATCAAAGTGTGCATAGGTTAACCGCTAATGGATTTAAAGAAACAAGTCCGGATTATTTTTTCTTTTTTCACACCCTTTTATGGGCATTTTTGCCTTGGTCATTGATTGCTTACATAGCTTTGTATCAAAGATGTAAGCAGCTTGTAAGAATCCGGTTTAGGTATGAGAGAAATACGGAAATGCTTACTTCGATAGGAGTTCTTGTAGTATTGATTGTTATTAGCTTTTCAAAATTCAAACTACCACACTATTTGAACAGTCTTCTTCCAATACTGTCAGTACTGGTCGCAGGATTTTTATTAGACCTGTACAATAAACATCGAAGAAAACTAATCAATGGTTTACTTTTTTTTCAGATAGGAGTGTTGATGTTAGGAAGTGTGTTGTTACTCTTTTTAATCTTTTGGATATTTCCAATACCCCATGTAGGATTGATGTTGTGTTATTTATTACTAATTGTAGGGGGGATCATTATTATGACAATCTCCATTAATAAAATGAGGAAACTGATTGTTGTTTCAGTCTATTTTATGATCTTGATTAACTTTTGTCTGAATACTCAGTTTTATCCAAATTTGTTATTGTATCAGGCAGGAAATAATGCCGCAAAAATTATTGATCGTGAAAAAATCAACCCTGAGAAAGTGTTTATGGGGGAAGGACGCCCCAGTTGGTCATTAGACTTTTATACACAGAGGATTACTCCTGGAATATCACTGAAAAGAATAAAAAACACATTGCATCATCACGATTGGTTATTTGTATATCAGCATCAATTAAATGAATTAAAAGAACAGCAGTTGGTTTGGGATAAAAAATATGAAATTAATCATCATCGAATAACGAGGTTGACCAAGAAGTTTTTAAATCCAAATACGAGACATACTGTTTTAGAAAAGGCATTCTTACTTCGGATTAAAAAAGAATAA
- a CDS encoding glycosyltransferase family 2 protein — MYLSPFLSLIIPVYNEEGNVHLLTEAITTSLQGYRYEIIFIDDGSTDNTKKEIILLNNPDIVLIELKRNYGQSSALAAGIAQAKGSYIITLDGDLQNDPSDIKMMLNIAIHEQWDLVTGIRQKRKDTFIRTLPSKIANYIIRKSTNLHITDAGCALKVMTAETAKSIPLYGELHRFIALNAHMDGARITEVPVKHHARKYGASKYGLGRTFKVINDLLLIIFQKKYLQKPLYLFGNIGMILFCSGLFINVYLLLIKLLGSDIGNRPLLLLGTLLILVGIQFFTIGIVTDLLMRTYYESQEKTPYKIRKTITFEKTKEPSLHVS; from the coding sequence ATGTATCTTTCACCTTTTTTATCTTTGATAATTCCTGTTTATAATGAAGAAGGAAATGTTCACTTATTAACCGAAGCTATTACCACCTCGCTTCAAGGATATCGTTATGAAATCATTTTTATAGATGATGGCTCCACTGACAATACCAAAAAAGAAATTATACTACTGAATAACCCTGACATTGTCCTCATTGAATTAAAAAGAAATTACGGTCAGAGTTCTGCTTTAGCAGCTGGAATTGCACAAGCTAAAGGCAGTTATATTATTACCTTAGACGGAGATTTACAAAATGATCCTTCTGACATTAAAATGATGCTCAATATTGCCATTCACGAGCAGTGGGATTTAGTTACAGGAATCAGACAAAAAAGAAAAGATACCTTTATCCGAACACTCCCTTCTAAGATTGCTAATTATATTATACGAAAAAGTACAAATCTTCATATTACAGATGCCGGTTGTGCACTAAAGGTTATGACTGCTGAAACTGCTAAAAGTATTCCTTTATATGGGGAACTTCACAGGTTTATTGCCTTAAATGCACATATGGATGGCGCCCGAATAACAGAAGTTCCTGTAAAGCATCATGCCAGAAAATATGGAGCATCAAAATATGGTTTAGGAAGGACTTTTAAAGTTATCAATGACTTATTGCTTATTATTTTTCAAAAAAAATACCTTCAAAAACCATTGTATTTATTCGGGAATATAGGTATGATATTATTCTGTTCAGGACTCTTCATTAACGTATACCTCCTTCTTATTAAACTATTGGGGAGTGATATAGGAAACAGACCTTTATTACTTTTGGGAACATTATTAATTCTCGTGGGAATTCAATTTTTTACCATTGGTATTGTCACGGATCTTCTTATGAGAACATACTATGAATCTCAAGAAAAAACACCTTATAAAATAAGAAAAACAATCACATTTGAAAAAACAAAAGAACCTAGCTTACACGTTTCTTAA
- a CDS encoding lysylphosphatidylglycerol synthase transmembrane domain-containing protein produces MKKQKNLAYTFLKLVITIVFLYFVFSKISFYETIEILRKSNLSFLLIGLLSFIISQWISANRLLEIFKSISFYLSPKSNYQLYLVGMFYNFFIPGGIGGDAYKVYLLQKKLQWSVKKVTSCILFDRCIGLGGLLILIVIISVFTPVFKSSSFLLKGLTIGCLPLMISAGYLLTYYLFPSFKSYYTKTLLFSVFVQLFQCLSIYFIAKSMSIPDNYIHYILIFLVSSILSVFSFSGIGVRELIFYQASVILSLDTAKSVSIGTLFSILTAFISIFGCFYIFRKDTSIHIKEKPQSGIPL; encoded by the coding sequence TTGAAAAAACAAAAGAACCTAGCTTACACGTTTCTTAAACTAGTTATCACTATTGTATTCCTATACTTTGTTTTTTCTAAGATCTCTTTTTACGAAACAATAGAAATCCTTAGAAAATCAAATCTTTCCTTTTTGTTGATTGGGTTGCTGAGCTTTATTATTTCCCAATGGATTTCTGCAAACAGGTTACTAGAAATTTTTAAATCAATTTCTTTCTATTTATCTCCTAAAAGTAATTATCAGTTATATCTCGTCGGTATGTTTTATAACTTCTTTATTCCAGGAGGGATTGGAGGAGATGCTTATAAAGTATATTTACTACAAAAAAAACTACAATGGTCAGTAAAAAAAGTTACTTCATGCATTCTTTTTGATCGTTGTATCGGTTTAGGAGGTCTTCTTATCTTAATTGTAATAATATCTGTTTTCACTCCTGTTTTTAAGAGCTCCAGCTTCTTGTTAAAAGGACTTACTATAGGCTGTCTTCCATTAATGATATCCGCTGGATACCTGCTCACATATTACTTGTTCCCATCGTTTAAAAGCTACTATACAAAAACACTGTTGTTTTCTGTTTTTGTTCAGCTATTTCAGTGCTTAAGCATTTATTTTATTGCCAAAAGCATGTCCATCCCCGACAATTATATTCATTACATTCTTATTTTTTTAGTTTCTTCGATCCTTTCTGTCTTTTCTTTTTCGGGAATAGGTGTTAGAGAACTTATATTTTATCAAGCCTCAGTTATCCTTTCATTAGACACGGCAAAAAGTGTATCCATAGGCACATTATTCTCTATATTAACAGCCTTCATCTCTATATTTGGATGCTTCTATATTTTTAGAAAAGATACCAGTATACATATAAAAGAAAAGCCTCAAAGCGGCATACCGCTTTGA
- a CDS encoding F0F1 ATP synthase subunit epsilon, which yields MYLEIVSPEAVLFSSEVDSVVVPGLNGEFQMLSNHAPVVSILVEGTVQIHTHTKQHLELSELSGKLVPHADDDKILTLAIKSGTLEMKDNKVIVLAD from the coding sequence ATGTATTTAGAAATTGTAAGCCCGGAAGCTGTATTATTCTCATCAGAAGTTGATTCTGTTGTAGTGCCTGGTCTAAATGGAGAATTTCAAATGTTGAGTAATCACGCACCTGTTGTTTCTATTTTAGTCGAAGGAACAGTACAGATTCATACTCATACAAAGCAACATTTAGAATTAAGTGAGCTTTCAGGGAAATTAGTTCCTCATGCAGATGATGATAAGATTTTAACTTTAGCAATCAAATCTGGAACACTAGAAATGAAAGATAATAAAGTAATTGTTTTAGCAGATTAA